From a region of the Sinorhizobium sp. B11 genome:
- a CDS encoding AEC family transporter yields MLTNLSIVLPIFALILAGWIARKTGALSENATREVNRLVVYLALPALLFDIMANAKPAEIWQPGFMTAFTAGCAVIFCATLFWRIAKGRHLADAAIDGLNASYANTGFIGFPLVLSLIGDTGMAPVLISTILTVCVLFAVAIILIEGGLQSETRRRDIAIKTARSLAKNPLLVAPALGALVMFSGVTLPAPVHAFLKLLGGAASPCALIALGLFLAGTRAGETSARATTTSIIVGLKLIAQPAVTWVIAAPLLNLPPTATHTAVLLAALPTGTGPFMLAEFYGREASLTGRVVLASTVLSVLTISAYLALAGRV; encoded by the coding sequence ATGCTGACGAACCTTTCGATTGTCCTGCCGATCTTTGCCCTCATCCTCGCCGGCTGGATCGCCCGCAAGACCGGGGCGCTCAGTGAAAATGCCACGCGCGAGGTCAACCGGCTGGTCGTCTATCTCGCCTTGCCCGCGCTGCTCTTCGATATCATGGCCAATGCCAAACCCGCCGAGATCTGGCAGCCGGGCTTCATGACGGCATTTACCGCAGGCTGCGCCGTCATCTTCTGCGCCACGCTCTTCTGGCGCATCGCCAAAGGCCGGCATCTCGCCGATGCGGCGATCGACGGGCTGAATGCCAGCTATGCCAATACCGGTTTCATCGGCTTTCCGCTCGTCCTGTCACTGATCGGCGACACCGGCATGGCGCCGGTGCTGATCTCCACCATCCTCACCGTCTGCGTGCTCTTTGCCGTCGCCATCATCCTCATCGAAGGCGGGCTGCAATCGGAGACCCGGCGGCGCGACATCGCCATCAAGACGGCCCGCTCGCTTGCGAAAAACCCGCTGCTTGTCGCACCCGCCCTCGGCGCGCTGGTAATGTTTTCGGGTGTGACGCTCCCCGCTCCCGTTCATGCCTTTCTGAAGCTGCTCGGCGGCGCCGCCTCGCCCTGCGCGCTGATCGCCCTCGGCCTGTTTCTGGCCGGCACCAGGGCCGGTGAAACCAGCGCCCGCGCAACGACGACAAGCATAATCGTCGGCCTGAAGCTGATTGCCCAGCCCGCCGTCACCTGGGTCATCGCCGCGCCCCTCCTCAACCTGCCGCCGACCGCCACCCATACCGCCGTGCTGCTCGCGGCCCTGCCGACCGGTACCGGCCCCTTCATGCTGGCGGAATTCTACGGCCGCGAGGCAAGCCTGACAGGCCGCGTCGTGCTCGCCTCGACCGTGCTTTCGGTGCTGACGATTTCAGCCTATCTGGCGCTGGCGGGACGGGTGTAA
- a CDS encoding GNAT family N-acetyltransferase — translation MQLLQVQDRNQWQAYHAIRRHVLFELRGQAGYDEDHPDEHRENHLPLLFIYDDVPVGTVRLDIGLVGGDPATVRLVAIIPQYQRQGIGRAMMEALERLATDRGITQLEVHAAPDAVAFYEKLGWLLVDADRAVPLLAKQIS, via the coding sequence ATGCAGTTGCTGCAGGTGCAGGACAGAAACCAGTGGCAGGCATATCACGCGATCAGACGTCACGTTCTCTTCGAACTGCGTGGCCAGGCGGGCTATGATGAGGATCATCCGGACGAGCATCGGGAAAATCATCTTCCGCTGCTGTTCATCTACGACGATGTCCCGGTTGGCACTGTCCGGCTGGATATCGGGCTCGTGGGTGGCGACCCTGCAACCGTGCGCCTCGTCGCAATCATTCCGCAATATCAGCGGCAGGGAATTGGCAGAGCCATGATGGAGGCTCTTGAACGGCTCGCCACCGACAGAGGCATCACGCAGCTGGAAGTTCACGCCGCACCGGATGCGGTGGCCTTCTACGAAAAGCTTGGTTGGCTGCTCGTCGATGCGGACAGGGCCGTTCCGCTCCTTGCAAAGCAGATTTCCTGA
- the crcB gene encoding fluoride efflux transporter CrcB, with product MSFYTCLIVMAGGALGTFARYAVSVLAMPVSRDLPWGTVIINVTGSLIIGLFSTLTLANGRFPVSDNMRLFVMIGLCGGYTTFSSFSLQTLDLLRSGATVRACINVAASVVLCIGAVAVGHLIATRINGGAAQVAQAAIEEQA from the coding sequence ATGTCCTTCTATACCTGCCTTATCGTCATGGCCGGCGGTGCCCTCGGCACCTTTGCGCGTTACGCCGTATCCGTCCTCGCCATGCCCGTCAGCCGCGATCTGCCCTGGGGCACCGTTATCATCAATGTCACGGGCTCGCTGATCATCGGCCTGTTCAGCACGCTGACGCTCGCCAATGGCCGTTTTCCGGTCTCCGACAATATGCGCCTCTTCGTGATGATCGGCCTCTGCGGCGGCTACACCACCTTCTCCTCCTTCAGCCTGCAGACGCTCGACCTGCTGCGCTCGGGCGCCACGGTGCGGGCCTGCATCAATGTCGCGGCCTCCGTCGTGCTCTGCATCGGGGCGGTGGCGGTCGGACATCTGATCGCCACACGGATCAATGGCGGGGCGGCTCAAGTGGCGCAGGCGGCGATCGAGGAGCAGGCTTGA
- a CDS encoding MFS transporter, which translates to MDQAEMNGSERRERRGATLALSLSMLLASLGTSIANIALPDLAKAFSAPFAEVQGVVVSYLAALTISVVVAGRLGDLYGLKRMQLAGLTLFAVASLLSAMAPDLPLLMAARAVQGVGAAFLMTISMALTRETASEARIGRAMGLLGTVSALGTALGPSLGGALIPLAGWRGIFWVQVPLAALALTLAIAALPADRARGKARPANMFAVMERRLLPNLVVNIVVAAVMMATLVVGPFYLGLALGLKAASVGLVMSVGPVISIVSGVPSGRLVDAWGARAVLSIGLALLAAGAFLLAILPQILDVAGYIAAIIVLTPGYQLFQAANNTAALADVPKVRRGMASGLLGLSRNIGLMAGASLMGAVFAYGAGTGDFIHAAPAAISAGMQLTFLLAGGLMIGAIAVVFAGAFERRSARA; encoded by the coding sequence ATGGATCAGGCGGAAATGAATGGATCGGAGCGAAGGGAAAGACGCGGCGCCACACTGGCGCTCTCGCTTTCCATGCTGCTCGCCTCGCTCGGCACCAGCATCGCCAACATCGCCCTACCCGATCTGGCAAAGGCCTTTTCGGCACCCTTTGCGGAGGTGCAGGGCGTCGTCGTCAGCTATCTCGCAGCCTTGACGATTTCGGTCGTCGTCGCCGGCCGGCTCGGCGATCTCTATGGGCTGAAGCGCATGCAGCTTGCGGGCCTTACTCTCTTTGCCGTGGCTTCGCTGCTTTCGGCAATGGCACCCGATCTGCCGCTGCTGATGGCGGCCCGCGCGGTTCAAGGCGTCGGTGCGGCCTTCCTGATGACGATCTCGATGGCGCTGACGCGCGAGACCGCAAGCGAGGCGCGCATCGGCCGCGCCATGGGCCTGCTCGGCACCGTTTCCGCCCTTGGCACGGCGCTCGGGCCCTCGCTCGGCGGCGCGCTGATCCCCCTTGCCGGCTGGCGCGGCATCTTCTGGGTCCAGGTTCCGCTGGCGGCACTTGCGCTGACCCTGGCGATCGCGGCGCTGCCGGCTGACAGGGCCAGGGGCAAGGCACGCCCGGCGAATATGTTTGCCGTGATGGAAAGGCGCCTCCTCCCCAATCTCGTCGTCAATATCGTGGTGGCGGCCGTGATGATGGCGACGCTGGTGGTCGGCCCCTTCTATCTCGGCCTGGCACTCGGTCTGAAAGCCGCTTCGGTCGGCCTCGTCATGTCGGTCGGCCCCGTCATTTCCATCGTCAGTGGTGTTCCCTCCGGCCGGCTGGTCGATGCCTGGGGCGCGCGCGCCGTGCTTTCGATCGGCCTCGCCCTGCTCGCCGCCGGCGCCTTCCTGCTGGCGATCCTCCCGCAGATCCTGGATGTCGCGGGCTATATTGCCGCCATCATCGTGCTGACGCCCGGCTATCAGCTTTTCCAGGCCGCCAACAATACCGCCGCCCTCGCCGATGTGCCGAAGGTGCGGCGCGGCATGGCCTCCGGCCTGCTCGGACTGTCACGCAATATCGGCCTGATGGCGGGCGCATCCCTCATGGGCGCGGTCTTTGCCTATGGCGCCGGCACCGGGGATTTCATTCATGCGGCACCGGCCGCGATTTCGGCCGGCATGCAGCTGACCTTCCTGCTCGCCGGCGGGCTGATGATTGGCGCCATCGCAGTCGTCTTCGCTGGCGCCTTTGAGCGGAGATCGGCCAGAGCATGA
- a CDS encoding SDR family oxidoreductase, whose translation MELEDKVIIISGASSGIGAAAARLFAAKGAQLVLGARRAQTLSELVSEIIEMGGMATSLAGDVRDEAYAQALVDRALDAYGRLDGAFNNAGIVGEMGAFSEMSAANWEAVMSTNLTSAFFALKAQLPVMKAQRSGSIVFTSSFVGYSNGGLPGMGAYAASKAGLIGLVQSVAADYAADGIRINSLLPGGTITPAGGENNPEFLDYISGLHPMKRMAAAKEIAQAALFLLSDQSSFMTGSPMIVDGGMSVRLL comes from the coding sequence ATGGAACTCGAAGACAAGGTCATCATCATTTCAGGTGCAAGCAGCGGCATCGGGGCGGCTGCCGCCCGGCTGTTTGCGGCGAAGGGCGCACAGCTCGTGCTTGGTGCGCGGCGGGCGCAGACCCTCTCGGAGCTCGTTTCCGAGATCATCGAAATGGGCGGCATGGCAACGTCTCTGGCCGGTGACGTGCGTGATGAAGCCTATGCGCAGGCGCTCGTCGACCGGGCGCTCGATGCCTATGGCCGGCTCGACGGCGCCTTCAACAATGCCGGCATCGTCGGCGAGATGGGGGCGTTTTCGGAGATGAGCGCTGCCAATTGGGAGGCGGTGATGTCCACCAACCTGACGAGCGCCTTCTTCGCGCTGAAGGCGCAGCTGCCGGTGATGAAGGCACAGCGCAGCGGCTCGATCGTCTTCACCTCGTCCTTCGTCGGATACAGCAATGGCGGCCTGCCCGGCATGGGGGCTTACGCAGCCTCCAAGGCAGGCCTGATTGGCCTCGTGCAATCGGTCGCCGCCGATTACGCGGCCGACGGAATCAGGATCAACAGCCTGCTTCCCGGCGGAACGATCACGCCGGCAGGTGGAGAGAACAACCCCGAATTCCTCGATTATATCTCGGGCCTGCATCCGATGAAGCGGATGGCCGCAGCGAAGGAGATCGCACAGGCAGCGCTCTTCCTGCTGTCGGACCAGTCGAGCTTCATGACCGGCAGCCCGATGATCGTCGATGGCGGCATGTCGGTCCGGCTGCTCTAG
- a CDS encoding LysR family transcriptional regulator has protein sequence MDTRHMRYFVALAETLHFGNAAQRMNMSQPPFSRQISAIEKTLGVQLFERNSRNVALTPAGQHFLADCRAVLEGFDAACRDVQLVASGMKGELKLGFMMHAAHSVIPALVRLYSQARPDVRLILEERIPTDIEEMLAEGTLDAAVTFGGGPAPHLRTLLLARDRLCLIVPRGHRLAGAETIGPQSLAGERLIAAPATVAPTLRTAIVHYCAAGGVVPNFAFEPRLQHTIIRLVQEGLGVALIPQSLCDDLAEGVVSRTLDDAPEFDVVLCAPRAARNPAVPQLFEVAGHTGSTENKAG, from the coding sequence ATGGACACGCGTCATATGCGCTATTTCGTGGCGCTCGCCGAAACCCTGCATTTCGGCAATGCGGCCCAGCGCATGAACATGAGCCAGCCGCCCTTCAGCCGGCAGATATCGGCCATCGAAAAGACGCTTGGCGTGCAGCTCTTCGAGCGCAATTCGCGCAATGTCGCGCTCACACCAGCCGGCCAGCATTTCCTCGCCGATTGCCGCGCCGTTCTCGAAGGCTTCGATGCCGCCTGCCGCGATGTGCAGCTGGTTGCCAGCGGCATGAAGGGCGAGCTGAAGCTCGGCTTCATGATGCATGCCGCTCATAGCGTCATTCCAGCTCTCGTGCGGCTCTATTCGCAGGCGCGGCCGGATGTGCGCCTCATCCTGGAAGAGCGCATTCCGACCGATATCGAGGAGATGCTGGCAGAGGGAACGCTTGATGCCGCCGTCACTTTCGGCGGGGGTCCCGCGCCGCATCTGCGCACGCTGCTGCTTGCCCGCGATCGGCTGTGCCTGATCGTGCCCCGGGGCCATCGGCTGGCCGGGGCCGAAACCATCGGACCGCAGTCGCTTGCGGGCGAAAGGCTGATCGCAGCACCCGCGACCGTCGCGCCGACGCTGCGCACGGCAATCGTCCATTATTGCGCGGCTGGCGGCGTCGTGCCGAACTTTGCCTTCGAGCCGCGCCTGCAGCACACGATCATCCGGCTGGTACAGGAGGGGCTGGGCGTGGCGCTGATCCCGCAATCGCTGTGCGATGATCTGGCCGAGGGCGTGGTGTCGAGGACGCTCGACGACGCCCCGGAATTCGATGTCGTGCTCTGCGCGCCGCGCGCCGCCAGGAACCCGGCCGTGCCGCAGTTGTTCGAGGTGGCGGGCCACACGGGCAGCACCGAGAACAAGGCCGGCTGA
- a CDS encoding glutathione binding-like protein: protein MHYTLHAAPGSCAFAPHILLEEIGKPYSLALMSPGHPETKTEEFRRLNPKGRIPVLAAENFILTEAPAILLHLGLENPDSGLLGTDPIDIVRSVEWFNWLSSAVHAVAVRMIWRADFFLPDESMHPPLVDKGKEHLTSAFALVETRLKDRVWAVGEHYSIVDPYLLVFFRWGNRMAIDMQNAYPAWTSHARRLEGRAAVQRAISQEGISLWK from the coding sequence ATGCACTACACACTTCATGCGGCGCCCGGCTCCTGTGCTTTTGCGCCTCACATCCTGTTGGAGGAAATAGGGAAGCCCTATTCGCTGGCGTTAATGTCTCCAGGCCATCCAGAAACCAAGACTGAGGAATTCCGTCGATTGAACCCGAAAGGGCGAATCCCTGTTCTTGCTGCCGAGAATTTCATCCTCACGGAAGCGCCGGCAATCCTGTTGCACCTCGGTCTGGAAAATCCCGATTCCGGGCTCCTGGGAACGGATCCGATCGACATCGTCCGTTCCGTCGAATGGTTTAACTGGCTGTCGAGCGCGGTTCACGCCGTCGCCGTCCGCATGATCTGGCGTGCCGACTTTTTCTTACCGGATGAATCGATGCACCCGCCCCTGGTAGACAAGGGAAAAGAGCATTTAACCTCCGCTTTTGCACTTGTAGAAACCAGATTGAAGGACCGGGTTTGGGCAGTCGGAGAGCATTACTCGATTGTTGATCCCTATCTGCTCGTATTCTTCAGATGGGGAAATCGCATGGCCATAGATATGCAGAATGCCTACCCTGCCTGGACCTCCCATGCTCGCCGCCTGGAGGGCCGCGCGGCAGTACAGCGAGCCATATCGCAGGAAGGAATATCCCTCTGGAAGTAG
- a CDS encoding response regulator, translating to MRSEARYRALFEAIDDGFCIIEFIDGPEGPLSDYVHIEANSGYERHTGISDVVGKRLREIEPHNAEQWLKLYGGVLASGRSIRFEQHFVAAGRYIEVSSSRVEPAGLRQVSVLFRDVTARKLAEAALRASEEISRENVQRVNLALAAGAIIGTWLWDVQTNRFTVDEAFALAFGLDPALGSHGLSLEQVIDTVHPDDKAGLVTAMNEALGRGGAYAHQYRTRRADGHYYWLEANGRVELAADGTPLSFPGVLLDIEERRAVEAERDRAAAALRGLNDTLEQRVAERTAELMRAEEQLRHSQKMEAVGQLTGGLAHDFNNLLAGISGSLELMQTRLAQGRIGDLDRYLTAAQGAAKRAAGLTQRLLAFSRRQTLDPKPAVINRLVSGMQDLIARSVGPTIAVETALAGGLWATFVDTGQLENALLNLCLNARDAMPEGGKLTVETANRWFDERAARQRGLAPGQYVSLCVSDTGSGMAPDIIERAFDPFFTTKPIGQGTGLGLSMVHGFAGQSGGTARIYSELGKGTMICIYLPRHLGEDRHEDEVADTVTEPLSAGSESILVVDDDPLVRMVAVEILQELGYRVLEAGDGSSAMRIINTGQPIDLLITDVGLPGGMNGRQLADAVRFSRPDLRVLFITGYAENAVLNHGHLDHGMQVMTKPFLSDAFGRRVKDLLGK from the coding sequence ATGCGAAGCGAAGCGCGCTATCGCGCCCTGTTCGAAGCGATCGACGACGGTTTCTGTATCATCGAATTCATCGACGGCCCCGAGGGGCCGCTCAGCGACTATGTGCATATCGAGGCAAATTCCGGCTATGAGCGTCATACCGGCATTTCCGATGTCGTCGGCAAGCGGCTGCGTGAGATCGAGCCCCATAATGCCGAGCAATGGCTGAAGCTCTACGGCGGAGTGCTGGCCAGCGGGCGGTCGATCCGCTTCGAGCAGCATTTTGTGGCGGCGGGCCGCTATATCGAGGTTTCATCCTCCCGCGTCGAGCCTGCCGGCCTGCGCCAGGTCTCGGTCCTGTTTCGCGACGTCACTGCGCGCAAGCTCGCCGAGGCGGCGCTGCGCGCCAGCGAAGAGATTTCGCGCGAGAATGTGCAGCGCGTAAACCTGGCACTCGCGGCCGGGGCGATTATCGGCACATGGCTCTGGGACGTTCAGACAAACCGGTTCACGGTGGATGAGGCTTTCGCTCTGGCCTTCGGCCTCGATCCGGCTCTCGGCAGCCACGGCCTCAGCCTGGAACAGGTGATCGACACGGTTCACCCTGATGACAAGGCCGGGCTTGTAACCGCGATGAACGAGGCGCTTGGTCGCGGCGGAGCCTATGCCCACCAGTATCGCACGCGCCGCGCCGATGGCCATTACTACTGGCTGGAAGCCAACGGCCGCGTCGAGCTTGCTGCCGATGGAACGCCGCTGAGCTTTCCGGGCGTGCTGCTCGATATCGAGGAACGCCGCGCCGTCGAAGCCGAGCGCGACCGGGCCGCTGCCGCGCTTCGCGGCCTGAACGATACGCTGGAACAGCGTGTGGCCGAGCGCACGGCCGAGCTGATGCGCGCCGAAGAACAGCTGCGCCACTCGCAGAAGATGGAGGCGGTCGGCCAGCTGACCGGCGGGCTCGCACATGATTTCAACAATCTCTTGGCCGGCATATCCGGCTCGCTGGAGCTGATGCAGACGCGACTGGCGCAGGGTCGCATCGGCGATCTCGACCGTTATCTGACCGCCGCGCAGGGTGCAGCCAAGCGGGCGGCGGGCCTGACGCAGCGCCTGCTTGCCTTCTCGCGCCGCCAGACACTCGATCCGAAACCGGCTGTTATCAATCGGCTGGTTTCTGGCATGCAGGATCTGATCGCCCGTAGCGTCGGTCCGACGATCGCGGTCGAGACAGCCCTTGCCGGTGGCCTCTGGGCCACTTTCGTCGATACCGGGCAGCTGGAAAACGCGCTCCTCAATCTCTGCCTCAACGCCCGCGACGCCATGCCGGAAGGCGGCAAGCTCACCGTCGAAACGGCCAATCGCTGGTTCGACGAGCGGGCAGCGCGCCAGCGGGGGCTCGCTCCCGGCCAGTATGTCTCGCTCTGCGTCAGCGATACCGGCTCCGGAATGGCGCCCGATATCATCGAGCGCGCCTTCGATCCGTTTTTCACCACCAAGCCGATCGGGCAGGGGACGGGTCTCGGCCTTTCCATGGTGCATGGCTTTGCGGGCCAGTCTGGCGGCACGGCGCGCATCTATTCCGAACTCGGCAAGGGCACGATGATCTGCATCTATCTGCCCCGCCATCTCGGCGAGGACAGGCACGAGGATGAGGTGGCCGACACCGTGACGGAGCCGCTTTCCGCCGGTTCCGAATCCATTCTCGTCGTCGATGACGATCCGCTCGTGCGCATGGTGGCTGTCGAAATCCTCCAGGAACTCGGCTACCGGGTGCTGGAAGCCGGAGATGGATCTTCGGCGATGCGTATCATCAATACCGGCCAGCCGATCGATCTCCTGATTACGGATGTCGGTTTGCCCGGCGGCATGAACGGCCGCCAGCTGGCCGATGCCGTGCGCTTCAGCCGCCCGGATCTGCGCGTGCTGTTCATCACGGGCTATGCGGAGAATGCTGTGCTGAACCACGGCCATCTGGACCATGGCATGCAGGTGATGACGAAGCCGTTCCTGAGCGACGCGTTCGGGCGGCGGGTGAAGGATCTGCTGGGGAAGTAG
- a CDS encoding DUF3616 domain-containing protein yields MSNKSRVILLAAFSSFLGPLAANAANHPYQGICEASAAAMVDKSHMAVASDDFSAIMIYEREKPEPVAKFPVDDVTDIEGAARIGDTIFWLTSHSLNSSGEDKKKRKELFATTVSADGTLSGSGEVYRNLRADMAAALKLSEDDLKTHVNIEGLAATPEGHLLIGLRGPVPDNRAIVLELANPMPLVKLGPGDVGSPIITQVVTMDLSDGPATTGRGVRDIERVGNRYLVLAGSEPDGGNPPPKLFWWDGNADGRVTPGPDADFSGMTPEAIMVWNDHEGEILSDSGGAMIKGVACADKDPPKDAFFPAIDVKF; encoded by the coding sequence ATGAGCAATAAGAGCCGCGTGATCCTCTTGGCCGCATTTTCATCCTTCCTTGGCCCATTGGCGGCCAATGCGGCGAACCATCCATATCAAGGCATTTGCGAGGCCTCGGCCGCAGCCATGGTCGACAAGTCGCATATGGCGGTCGCGAGCGATGATTTCTCCGCGATCATGATCTATGAGCGGGAGAAGCCTGAGCCGGTGGCGAAATTCCCGGTCGACGATGTGACTGACATCGAAGGCGCCGCGCGTATCGGCGACACCATATTCTGGCTGACGTCCCATTCGCTGAACAGCAGCGGCGAAGACAAGAAAAAGCGCAAGGAACTGTTTGCAACGACCGTATCGGCCGACGGGACATTGTCCGGTTCCGGCGAGGTCTATCGCAATCTTCGTGCGGACATGGCCGCAGCGCTCAAGCTCAGCGAGGATGATTTAAAGACCCACGTCAACATCGAGGGCCTGGCGGCGACACCGGAAGGGCATCTCCTGATCGGCCTGCGCGGACCCGTGCCCGATAATCGCGCCATCGTGCTCGAGCTCGCCAATCCGATGCCGCTGGTCAAGCTGGGTCCCGGCGACGTGGGCTCTCCCATAATTACCCAGGTCGTCACGATGGACCTTTCCGACGGCCCGGCAACGACAGGCCGCGGCGTGCGTGACATTGAGCGTGTCGGCAACCGCTATCTCGTGCTTGCCGGCTCCGAACCCGATGGCGGCAATCCTCCGCCCAAGCTTTTCTGGTGGGACGGAAATGCCGATGGCCGCGTGACACCGGGTCCCGATGCGGATTTCTCCGGAATGACGCCGGAAGCGATCATGGTCTGGAACGATCACGAGGGCGAAATCCTCAGTGACAGCGGCGGCGCGATGATCAAGGGAGTGGCCTGCGCCGACAAGGATCCACCCAAGGACGCGTTCTTTCCGGCCATCGACGTGAAATTCTGA
- a CDS encoding M15 family metallopeptidase, whose amino-acid sequence MAYILSVGAFGNDVRRLQEYLNQELSASLGTDGSYGGKTKEEVIRFRRKFGLPESPTFDDQCFAISEAHADIKPDFDPDPAKKGIDWPKKKPGLSSPSAADMQSKCGVIKFNHSPVSGNPEHITITNGFEASNITTVNIPELKDCVIPLDSGVTKTDGRIRFHKNHTTRLAKLFSEWAAAGLANRIQTFDGSFNARLKRGKTKAAPENLSNHAWGTAFDINATWNARGTIPALMGDRGCVREMVAIANANGFYWGGYFTTKDGMHFEVAAESL is encoded by the coding sequence ATGGCTTACATTTTGTCCGTCGGCGCGTTCGGTAACGACGTCCGCCGTCTTCAGGAATATCTCAATCAGGAGCTATCGGCGTCCTTGGGCACGGACGGCTCCTACGGCGGGAAAACCAAGGAAGAGGTTATCCGCTTCCGGAGGAAGTTCGGGCTTCCGGAAAGTCCGACATTTGACGACCAATGTTTCGCGATTTCCGAAGCGCACGCCGATATCAAACCCGATTTCGATCCGGATCCGGCAAAAAAGGGTATCGACTGGCCAAAGAAGAAGCCGGGCCTGTCATCGCCAAGCGCCGCGGACATGCAGTCAAAATGCGGTGTCATAAAGTTCAATCATAGCCCGGTTTCCGGCAATCCGGAGCACATCACGATCACCAACGGTTTCGAGGCGAGCAATATAACGACCGTGAACATTCCGGAGCTGAAAGATTGCGTCATTCCCTTGGATTCGGGCGTCACGAAAACCGACGGACGCATCCGTTTCCACAAGAACCACACGACGCGGCTCGCCAAGCTTTTCTCTGAATGGGCCGCGGCCGGGCTGGCAAACCGGATCCAGACCTTCGACGGCAGTTTCAATGCCCGCCTGAAGCGGGGCAAGACGAAAGCTGCTCCGGAGAATTTATCCAATCACGCATGGGGAACCGCCTTCGACATCAACGCGACGTGGAACGCGCGGGGAACCATACCCGCTTTGATGGGAGACCGCGGCTGCGTGCGCGAGATGGTCGCGATTGCCAATGCCAATGGATTTTACTGGGGCGGCTATTTCACCACGAAAGACGGCATGCATTTCGAAGTCGCCGCCGAAAGCCTCTGA
- a CDS encoding MerR family transcriptional regulator, translated as MDAKGRDENWLTAAQCAERIGITVRALRLYEETGLIRPPRTGKNWRLYGTREIARLTEILALKRLGLSLQDIARLLAGHATDLDRMLAMQNHALQEQLTRTQHSLAVTDALRAKMAAGDILSIDELLKLAKDTNMTDTSADAIAWRRYEQARPRTEQKIDPALYADYAGHYHLDTSAYVVSLRDGRLFTRLTGQPELEIFAEDADRFFYKAVQAQITFTRNESGAVTGLVLHQHGYEQAASRIDERAATDLEEAIATRIRDKQPVENSKALLEQVIEQHQRGEPDYERMSPPLAALAREQAAMIKADLDRMGPLRDISFKGVTAEGWDVYDVTFDNGHLEWGFALAADGRFGGIFIRPSL; from the coding sequence ATGGACGCCAAGGGACGGGACGAAAACTGGCTGACGGCGGCGCAATGCGCCGAGCGGATCGGCATCACGGTGCGCGCGCTGAGGCTCTATGAAGAAACCGGGCTCATCCGGCCGCCGCGTACGGGAAAGAACTGGCGGCTTTACGGAACAAGGGAAATTGCACGGCTCACCGAGATCCTGGCGCTGAAGCGGCTGGGGCTCAGCCTGCAGGACATCGCCCGGCTGCTCGCCGGCCACGCGACCGATCTCGACCGCATGCTCGCCATGCAGAACCACGCCCTGCAGGAGCAACTGACCCGCACGCAGCACAGCCTCGCCGTGACAGACGCGCTGCGGGCGAAGATGGCTGCAGGCGACATTCTCTCGATCGATGAACTGCTGAAGCTCGCAAAGGACACGAACATGACCGATACCTCAGCCGATGCCATAGCCTGGCGTCGTTATGAGCAGGCGCGACCGCGCACCGAACAGAAGATCGACCCTGCGCTCTATGCCGATTATGCCGGACACTATCATCTGGATACGTCGGCCTATGTGGTAAGCCTGCGCGACGGGCGGCTCTTCACGCGCTTGACCGGTCAGCCGGAGCTGGAAATCTTCGCCGAGGATGCCGACCGCTTCTTCTACAAGGCGGTTCAGGCACAGATCACCTTTACCCGCAACGAAAGCGGCGCTGTCACCGGCCTCGTGCTGCACCAGCACGGCTATGAACAGGCAGCATCCCGCATCGACGAACGCGCCGCGACCGATCTGGAAGAGGCGATTGCCACGCGCATCCGCGACAAGCAGCCGGTGGAAAACAGCAAGGCGCTGCTGGAACAGGTCATCGAACAGCACCAGCGCGGCGAACCCGACTATGAGCGGATGAGCCCGCCGCTCGCCGCCCTCGCACGCGAACAAGCTGCCATGATCAAGGCCGATCTCGATCGCATGGGGCCGCTCAGGGACATATCCTTCAAGGGCGTGACCGCAGAAGGCTGGGATGTCTACGACGTGACCTTCGACAACGGCCATCTCGAATGGGGTTTCGCGCTGGCGGCAGACGGAAGATTCGGAGGCATCTTCATTCGCCCCTCGCTGTGA
- a CDS encoding DUF4242 domain-containing protein: MPRYLIERNIPGASKLTSEDLCNISAKSNQVVEGLDRPYTWITSYVAGDKIYCVHEADSAETVYRHAREGGFPADLVSEIASEFGPQTARQTMRA; the protein is encoded by the coding sequence ATGCCCAGATATCTTATCGAACGCAATATTCCCGGCGCAAGCAAGCTCACCTCGGAAGACCTGTGCAACATTTCCGCCAAGTCGAACCAGGTCGTCGAGGGCCTCGACCGGCCCTATACCTGGATCACCAGCTATGTCGCCGGCGACAAGATCTACTGCGTGCATGAGGCCGATAGCGCTGAAACCGTCTACCGCCACGCCCGCGAAGGCGGCTTCCCGGCCGATCTCGTGAGCGAGATCGCCTCGGAGTTCGGTCCCCAGACGGCCCGGCAGACCATGCGCGCATGA